A section of the Branchiostoma lanceolatum isolate klBraLanc5 chromosome 19, klBraLanc5.hap2, whole genome shotgun sequence genome encodes:
- the LOC136425188 gene encoding uncharacterized protein, with amino-acid sequence METTIDLSSGVTDGLKNLIDVQSTDLSPMEQLLQEEKEQERTKARLMNETRDLLDLLDAAADKLLEGTPPEGEGTPIRSDGVLTAVKKSIPDVGIVPISQDVGSIVFTNDDNLPEDSTLKVVAFVEDPFVWSVENAEVSSSVIMVTITRNSGLSDVQPNITVVVKQRVKFGTTSDSEDQYHNTLPKAYRRKLDDAGRSFPRTKVSSHDANMKYHAMYIADEGQVPLLRFSVDDVDTELQVYFRFRNFPTEEEYDYTTTVKHSEETNFDGFDMPFGLVYSDFNISFVPEIRIERGWLMVGVKKKGGDLPHGGLRRLLTSAVPQTPPPPGRDGSPAGFTLQTVAVSCLMRGNEDQTWDNRRCKVGIETNETTTRCKCDMTPQSDGKSSRVILATSFLALPNFVHFDKFGTNIDSKLSRNSTVYGTILALWMIFLISQLLILHSNIRSHIAKFTAVADSFALGHEANLAKANASMAVVPKVSTIPSEVPGADYVYVVSVRTGTQPDAGTASVVGLMITGSEGRTAMVTLNPEGLILARGGDTYHIMATPASIGKLQSVQVWHDSSGKGAMESLFIDSIKVWDIQTEQGCCFPCYTWLSSNKGDGRTIRTLQAAPDGEMRMSEYALPTFSYLLYDDHLLLSAVCNSGVRHFSRAQRLVCCLTQTTLWMVGSAMWYAFKLGAHEVTLFDASVTTLRLSELIGTAATSFTVFLPVYAILVPMFRKQSPLEDHIPSKLMKTATSPPSCRFPYKTVAWILAILTSVSSSFFVIMYSLQFGAERSQAWLKEFVLTFLFSTFLLEPVEIFLIAYTKAAIIGPIVWSVTGCVRGVLGTNSSDQQRSPIGVIQKKGQDYEGKSPQLRHVWPR; translated from the exons ATGGAGACGACCATTGACCTTTCCTCCGGCGTCACAGATGGGTTGAAGAACTTGATAGACGTCCAGTCTACCGACCTTTCACCGATGGAGCAACTGCTGCAAGAGGAAAAGGAACAGGAACGTACAAAGGCTCGG CTGATGAACGAAACGAGAGATCTGCTGGATCTGCTGGATGCGGCAGCAGACAAACTGTTGGAAGGGACACCACCGGAAGGAGAAGGTACGCCCATCCGGTCTGACGGTGTGCTCACGGCCGTGAAGAAGAGCATCCCTGATGTCGGCATCGTTCCTATCAGTCAGGATGTCGGCTCCATCGTGTTCACAAACGATGACAACCTTCCTGAGGATTCCACATTGAAG GTTGTGGCATTTGTCGAGGATCCATTTGTATGGAGTGTAGAGAATGCCGAGGTATCCTCATCAGTTATCATGGTGACGATCACCAGAAACAGTGGCCTATCTGACGTGCAGCCAAACATCACCGTCGTAGTCAAACAAAGAGTGAAATTTGGGACCACGAGTGACTCAGAAGACCAGTATCATAATACCCTGCCGAAAGCATACAGGAGGAAACTCGATGATGCAGGAAGATCATTCCCTCGGACCAAGGTTTCTAGTCATGACGCCAACATGAAGTATCACGCCATGTACATTGCCGATGAAGGCCAGGTGCCCCTGCTCAGATTCTCAGTCGATGACGTCGACACAGAGCTGCAGGTGTACTTCCGGTTTCGCAACTTCCCAACTGAGGAAGAATACGACTACACAACAACTGTAAAACATTCTGAAGAAACTAATTTTGACGGCTTCGACATGCCATTTGGCTTGGTTTACTCcgatttcaatatttcatttgtCCCGGAGATCCGAATTGAACGCGGGTGGCTCATGGTCGGCGTGAAGAAAAAAG GCGGAGACCTCCCCCACGGTGGGTTGAGACGACTCCTGACGTCAGCGGTCCCTCAGACCCCGCCCCCTCCAGGTCGTGATGGCAGCCCGGCAGGATTCACACTGCAGACTGTTGCAGTCTCCTGTCTGATGCGGGGAAACGAGGATCAGACGTGGGATAACCGCCGCTGCAAG GTTGGGATTGAAACGAACGAGACGACCACTCGATGCAAGTGTGACATGACACCACAAAGCGATGGGAAAAGCTCTAGGGTGATTCTGGCAACTTCTTTTCTGGCGCTTCCTAATTTCGTGCACTTCGACAAGTTTGGTACCAACATTGACAGCAAGCTGTCCAGAAATTCGACCGTGTATGGAACGATCTTAGCGCTGTGGATGATATTCTTGATCTCCCAACTATTGATATTACATTCAAACATCAGG AGCCACATCGCTAAATTCACTGCAGTGGCCGACAGCTTTGCTCTTGGACATGAAGCAAACCTCGCCAAGGCAAACGCCAGCATGGCTGTTGTCCCCAAAGTCTCCACAATCCCATCTGAGGTTCCCGGTGCGGACTACGTCTACGTCGTGTCTGTTCGTACGGGAACACAGCCTGATGCCGGCACGGCGTCTGTAGTCGGGCTGATGATCACAGGGTCAGAGGGCAGGACAGCCATGGTCACTCTCAACCCGGAAGGCTTG ATCCTAGCCAGAGGTGGTGACACGTACCACATCATGGCGACACCGGCCTCCATCGGCAAGCTTCAGTCTGTGCAGGTCTGGCACGACAGCTCCGGGAAGGGCGCCATGGAGTCACTCTTCATAGACAGTATTAAGGTCTGGGACATACAGACAGAACAAGG TTGCTGTTTCCcgtgttacacctggctgtcaTCTAACAAAGGAGACGGTAGGACAATAAGGACCTTGCAGGCAGCTCCTGATGGAGAAATGCG GATGTCCGAATACGCCCTGCCGACGTTTTCGTACCTTCTGTACGACGACCATCTGCTCCTGTCAGCCGTGTGTAACTCCGGTGTGAGACACTTCAGCCGGGCGCAGCGCCTGGTCTGCTGCCTGACCCAGACCACCCTGTGGATGGTGGGCAGCGCCATGTGGTACGCGTTTAAACTGGGTGCACACGAGGTCACTTTGTTCGACGCTAGCGTCACCACTCTCCGTCTTTCGGAACtgattggtactgcagcaacatCGTTCACAGTGTTCCTGCCAGTTTACGCCATCCTTGTGCCCATGTTTCGCAAGCAGTCCCCGTTGGAAGATCACATTCcctcaaaactgatgaaaacGGCGACATCTCCACCCAGCTGCCGATTTCCGTACAAGACGGTGGCGTGGATCCTCGCCATCCTGACGTCTGTCAGCAGCAGCTTCTTCGTGATCATGTACAGTCTGCAGTTTGGAGCTGAGAGAAGCCAGGCCTGGCTGAAGGAATTCGTCCTGACATTCCTGTTCTCTACATTCCTACTGGAGCCTGTTGAG ATTTTTCTGATAGCCTACACCAAGGCAGCCATCATCGGACCCATTGTGTGGTCTGTGACCGGTTGTGTTCGGGGAGTTTTGGGGACGAATTCATCGGACCAACAACGTTCTCCAATCGGTGTTATTCAGAAGAAGGGCCAGGATTATGAGGGTAAGTCTCCACAACTTCGACATGTATGGCCACGGTAG